One genomic window of Pelmatolapia mariae isolate MD_Pm_ZW linkage group LG5, Pm_UMD_F_2, whole genome shotgun sequence includes the following:
- the LOC134626976 gene encoding LOW QUALITY PROTEIN: enhancer of split mbeta protein-like (The sequence of the model RefSeq protein was modified relative to this genomic sequence to represent the inferred CDS: inserted 1 base in 1 codon) → MKPAEIRTXLQRLLQHRNPTAAMTSTPEHLTLTHKLRKPLVEKLRRERINTCIEQLKSLLGPEFLKQQPDSKLEKADILEMTVCFLTQLQQQNQQQRNLLNSFSKLQTVSDEKLREADLFPLSSTVQTSITKGNSALWRPW, encoded by the exons ATGAAGCCAGCAGAGATCAGAA ATCTACAGAGACTTCTACAGCATAGAAATCCAACTGCAGCAATGACCAGTACCCCAGAGCATCTGACACTGACTCACAAG CTCAGAAAGCCTCTGGTGGAGAAGTTACGCAGAGAGCGAATTAACACCTGCATTGAGCAGCTCAAGAGTCTCCTGGGTCCAGAGTTCCTCAAACAGCAGCCAGACTCCAAACTGGAGAAGGCAGACATCCTGGAGATGACAGTTTGCTTCCTGAcacagctacagcagcagaaccaGCAGCAGAGAAACCTGCTGAACAGCTTCAGCAAGCTGCAGACTGTTTCTGATGAGAAGCTGAGAGAGGCTGACCTCTTTCCTCTGAGTTCCACAGTCCAGACAAGCATCACGAAAGGCAACAGCGCCCTGTGGAGGCCGTGGTAG